The following coding sequences lie in one Phalacrocorax carbo chromosome 3, bPhaCar2.1, whole genome shotgun sequence genomic window:
- the MGME1 gene encoding mitochondrial genome maintenance exonuclease 1 produces MKFLQLLSRKPGKLEMLFQIPFCQKQFPYMCLATSTCLYSKKKKVNSYEHVDQEKYKNLVYSVTSYKTSAQTPQTILEEDNLLYGPPDKHRPPVKAETKIPKNWIPLINPNKRTPLPNSDSNIPMKIALQKTKMPSVTRILQQTLSPQQTFYLERWKQKMILELGKDGFAEYTKNLFLQGELFHAALESIFMSEEMATKEQREDVDVSGYLSSVQHVLKDISEVKALESAVQHGTLQYLGLVDCVAKYRGQLCVIDWKTSEKPKPSLKNTFDNPLQVAAYIGAINHDANYDFQVSCGLIVIAYKNGSPAHPHFMGPDLCSQYWNKWLLRLEEYMDRN; encoded by the exons ATGAAATTCCTACAGCTACTATCCAGGAAACCAGGGAAACTGGAAATGCTTTTTCAAATACCATTTTGCCAGAAGCAATTCCCATACATGTGTCTGGCTACCTCCACGTGTCTTtatagcaagaagaaaaaagtaaacagtTATGAACATGTTGAccaagaaaaatacaagaacTTGGTCTACTCTGTTACATCTTACAAAACCAGTGCCCAGACACCACAGACAATACTTGAAGAAGACAATTTGTTATATGGGCCACCAGATAAACACAGACCTCCAGttaaagctgaaacaaaaattcccaagaactggattccGTTAATAAACCCCAACAAGAGAACTCCCCTTCCAAACAGTGATTCAAACATCCCCATGAAAATTGCtttacaaaaaacaaaaatgcccaGTGTTACCCGTATTCTTCAACAGACGCTTTCTCCGCAGCAAACCTTTTATCTAGAAAGATGGAAGCAGAAAATGATACTGGAACTTGGGAAAGATGGTTTTGCAGAGTATACTAAAA atCTTTTCCTCCAAGGAGAGCTCTTTCATGCAGCTTTGGAATCTATATTCATGTCTGAAGAGATGGCAACTAAGGAGCAGAGAGAAGATGTTGATGTTTCTGGCTACTTATCAAGTGTGCAGCATGTCTTAAAAGATATCAGCGAAGTGAAAGCTCTGGAAAGTGCAGTTCAGCATGGGACTCTTCAGTATCTGGGCCTGGTAGACTGCGTGGCTAAGTATCG AGGCCAGTTGTGTGTGATCGACTGGAAAACTTCTGAGAAACCAAAGCCGTCTCTGAAGAATACTTTTGACAACCCATTACAGGTTGCAGCATATATTGGAGCCATAAACCACGATGCCAATTATGACTTCCAG GTCAGCTGCGGGCTCATTGTGATTGCCTATAAGAATGGCTCCCCTGCGCATCCGCATTTCATGGGTCCCGATCTGTGCTCACAGTACTGGAATAAGTGGCTTTTGCGCCTTGAAGAGTACATGGACAGAAACTGA
- the OVOL2 gene encoding transcription factor Ovo-like 2 gives MPRAFLVKRRSPQPAVRSWDGLPDEERADTYIPGGIGCVLLGYEDSCSLESSGSSGTRDAEPSDPPTPQPGPGDLGTAGGMLLDLAVKRPMVRSKIKFTTGTCNDATVHSCELCGKGFRLQRMLNRHIKCHSQVKRHLCTFCGKGFNDTFDLKRHVRTHTGIRPYKCEVCNKAFTQRCSLESHLKKIHGVQQQYAYKQRRDKLYVCEDCGYTGPTQEDLYLHVSNVHPGSAFLKKTSKKLAAVLQNKLSPVLQRNSKDNDKDE, from the exons ATGCCCAGAGCCTTCCTGGTGAAGCGCCGGAGCCCGCAGCCGGCGGTGCGCAGCTGGGATGGGCTGCCCGACGAGGAGAGAGCCGACACCTACATCCCAG GCGGGATCGGCTGCGTGCTGCTGGGCTACGAGGACAGCTGCAGCCTGGAGAGCAGCGGGAGCAGCGGGACCAGGGACGCAGAGCCCAGCGACCCCCCGACaccccagcccggccccggtGACTTGGGCACGGCCGGGGGGATGCTGCTGGACCTGGCCGTCAAGCGCCCCATGGTCAGGTCGAAAATCAAG TTCACCACTGGCACCTGTAACGATGCTACGGTGCATAGCTGCGAGCTGTGTGGCAAAGGCTTTCGCTTGCAGCGGATGCTCAACCGTCACATCAAGTGTCACAGCCAGGTGAAGAGACACTTGTGCACCTTCTGTGGAAAAGGCTTCAACGACACCTTTGATCTGAAAAGACACGTCCGGACCCATACCG GAATTCGTCCTTACAAATGTGAGGTTTGCAACAAAGCCTTCACCCAGCGCTGTTCCCTGGAGTCCCACCTTAAGAAGATTCATGGCGTGCAGCAGCAATACGCCTACAAACAGAGGCGAGATAAACTTTACGTGTGCGAAGACTGCGGCTACACGGGCCCCACGCAGGAGGACCTGTACCTGCACGTTAGTAACGTTCACCCTGGAAgtgctttcctgaaaaaaacctcaaaaaaactTGCAGCGGTTTTGCAAAACAAACTGAGCCCTGTCCTGCAGAGGAACTCCAAAGACAACGACAAAGATGAGTAA